The nucleotide window AAAATGTGTGGCTCATTTCATATGTCGTTCACCAGGACAAAGGGGAGGCTGCTCGTCAACCTCTAACTTTCCCATTACTCCCATTCCCATGCAAGTATTTGGGCCTTCCCCTTGCATTGCAAAAGCCAACTATTGCTCAGCTTCAACCTCTTGTGGATAAAGTTGTTGACAAGCTACCCAGATGGCGAGCATATATGCCCTGCTGTGGTGGTCATTTGATTCTGGTGAAGACCACTTTGTTTGCCTTACCACTTCGTGCTATGCTAGCATTGGACCTACTGGTTAATACCATCATAGGGGTGGAGAAGATTTTCGTGGGTTCTTATAGTGTGCCCTGAAGAACGTGTGAGGTGATCATTGCGTGGTGGCCTGGGAGAAGGTCTGCTGCCCCAAGGAGCGAGGTGGGATTGGCATACCAAATCTCAGGATCCTCTTCGGGCCGATGGTCCTAGCTTCAATGCATCATCCCCAAGAAGCCATGGAAGGAATTCAACATTCAGGTGCCAAAGCTCTGCCTCGCTCTCTTCCGCGCTGCCACTAAGAATAAGCTTGGCGGTGGAGCCACCACTCTTTACTAGACAGACAAGTGGCTTTAGGAAGGCGGAATTAGTGAGTTTGCTCCCAACCCGTTCTTTGTCGTGGGCAAGCGTGCGACTAAGACGGGAATGATGGACAATCTAGCGGGTGGCTGGTGGGAAGATGTGAATCCAAACATGGGTCTAGCGGCCCTAGACAAGTTTCTTCACCTAGGGGATCAAGTGATCAACATCTCGCTTATGGAAAGGGTTGAGGACAAACTTTTTGGGCTTGAGAGCCCAGTGGTTGCTTCTCGGTCAGGTCTGCATACTCGGTGTTGTTCGGTGGAGTTGTGCTTAACATTAGTGCCACACCGATCTAGCAATCCAGGATTCCTATGTCTTGCAAGTTCTTTGGTTGACTGGTGACCCGGAATCAGTGTTGTACCGCAAATAGATTGGAGAGATTCTGCATAGCCCTGTTGTGTGCCTCCTCTACGATTAGTAACTAGAGATAATCCAACATATGTTACTCGGGTGCGTCTTCTCTCGCGAAGCCTAGGATTTGTGCTGGCGGTTTGGGAGAAAAATGATTGGATGTCGAACTCGAGCACTAACTTCATGAAAGGATTAGGACATACTATGGCGACGAGGATGGCGCGGAAGAGCTTTGTGTCGGTGGTGGTGACGCTGCGGGGTCAGGACAACGGCACAGCTAAGGGGGGCGGTGCGGGTGAGGCAGGAGAGAGGACATGAAGAGGGCATGTCTGTTTAGGATGGGGATGTTTTGGAGGGATTTGGGTGGGCCTGGTCTGTCGGATCCGATGTGAAGGACGCATCTGAGGCTCCCCATATCCATCCTAAATATGTGTTGATTTTGGGGATTGCCGGACAATCCGGACGTGTAAAGCCGGTTTGAGGGGGTTCGCTGGATGACATTTTCATGACCAGTCAATTATCGGGCAGAAGATACGAGGGGTCTGAGTGTAGATGCTCTTGTTACTATACAAGACAAttgtccgtgcgttgcaacgggggtATAAACATTCTAGTAGATTAACCCCTGACTGCACGTCTATTATTGTATTATTATTTTTGAGAATCCACGTCTATTATTATATTGATACGTTAAAATCTTATCAAATCTTTGTATGCAATCGCCATGATTCCTCTGCCATTTTATTGTTAAGCACTTATTTGTAAGAATTTAATGACTTGTCAACAAAATATGTGTTTATTTTGGTAAGTTAATAAACATGAGACAATTGAATGGCTGggagaaaaatcaaatatgagAGGAAAAATCAAACATGATAAGGAAAGAGTGGGACATATATATGAAAGATTGGACGAAAGAGAGGTGAAATGAAAACCTTACGTTCTTTTTAAGTAGTACTAGCGaaagagcccgtgcgttgcaacgggagggaaaacataacacacgctcttaactcaacaaccatcactcaagaccacaataggtccatctcctttatttttgcgaggcatcatatttgtgttaCCGCTTATCCTTCTTCTCACCCTCGCCAGCGATGGCCtcggtgttcacacaaaacaaTAAAAAACGTGTGTTAAATATGGTTAACCCTAAGatgtctctctctccctctctcctccctctccctctctctctctcttgcgatgagaaatctgttgttttccccgtgacatttttcagaggtatgcatgtgtagttatcgatATTTTTCTTTCCCTATATGGTTGTAGTAGGGTGTTTATTGCAATCTGGATCGCCGCCGGTATGAAAAAACGGATCTTgcgctataaattataagtttgcttccataacaatattttaaaagtatttaacaggtaaaattaacatcatatttagattccacatatttttctaataaaatttcatataaaATATGTTAAAATcaaagttacggtttaaaagatacagataatttagaaaatcatttggtttgactcaaatatattccaaaataatatttaaaaatacttaacaggtaaaaataatctcatattcatattctacatatttttcttatcaaatttcatatataacatgttcaaatcggagttacggtttaaaagatatggatgattttaaaaagtatttgtttgacttaaatatgatccgtggatgaattacctaaaacatCAGGGGTTTTTTGAAAAATGTAAAACAACGGTTCGGGTGTGATTTAAATCTGGACGGCGGGTTGATTTCAAGAAAAGATAGGGACTTTTGTGTAAAATACGAAAATAACAATTCGTTTTAACTTAAAACAGGACTGTGGGTTGAATTCTTTGAAATAGAGGAACTTTTCTGAAAAATGCCATGACGGACGAAAGAAACCCGATTTACTTTATTATTACTagtacaaatgcccgtgcgttgcaacgggcgATAAAATTAATAGAATCTGCTCCGCGTGTCATTCTGCAATATTCCTTATATCCAATTTTGACAAATGTTAAAAATAATGTAACTCTAGCAAATATGCCCGCGCTTTGCTAtgggttgatttatagaattacACTATTGAAAATCAGTTTTCTCTTAACAACATATAGTTGCGTAGATAACAATAGTCATCAGATCAATTTAGTATCAGCGCCAGCACACGGTACAATGCTCAATTCATCAGACGCCACCTCCCTCTACGTAATACATATTTTAATTTTTTGACCCATTCCGTAGGTGCGTGATGGATGAGGGACATATTTTCTTATGTGTTAAAGCATAGTACAGTAGCAGGAACGTGCATTTCCTGCTTAAATATATCTAACTACTCTTTTcgcaaatatatatatatatataactactCCCCCACAATCCCGCAAAAAAACTACTCCCCCACAAAAAAATATCTAACTACTGAAATATGAACCAAATAGAGGACAATTTTATGTTCAAGCATGAATTTTACAGTGACAAAATAAATAAGGTGAGAGCACACATATGTTTCTTCCACCAGGTCAGCAAGCCTTTCAGTGATGCTCCAGTACAATGTCATCACAGGCAAGAGGGGAGAAAACACAAAGTAAATTACCAAGCCACAACAACTATTTAAGCCACTCCCACCCACTGGGTCATTTCTTCGAACAAATTCGGTGTGAACATTGTCGTCCTCTTGAGCAGTAGATAGCAGTAAATGGGCAAGCAAGTATGTGTGCAGGCGCAGCTTCCATTGCTGATGAGTACATTACATGCTCCTTGTTGCATTTCCCCGTCATTACCTTAGTTTGTGATTAATAATTGGTTGTTTCTGCTAGATGTTGCTACCAACTGCCATTGTTGAAAGCGGATCAAGAAATCCACATAGAATTCAGTCACTTATAAGGCAACAAATACAGAGGTTGTATACAGAATTGTATCAAAGATAAACTGAAAAAATTATCACATGATTGCTGCACAAATAGTGGGAACCTACTGTACCCTTCGATGTATAATGTTGCAGATTTATTTTGTGTTCAGAGTAATTTCTTCAGAGTTGGCTAACCTAAGATCCAAATACGGACAATTAGTGGAAATGCCTATCTTGGCCCTCTTAGGCAAATTAATTGTGATAATATCTCAAGTTTTAGTAGAAAACAAGAAAAACACTGTTAACTGGTAGGTTTCAGTACTCTATTACTCTTACGATTTATTGGCGAGTAAATGTCATAAAAAAATAACTTGCCGTCGATTTCTAGATTTTAAACCCAGGAAACACAAGAGGTAATTCATTGACCGTCAGACAACTTAGCACCTATATGAATATCAGGCACAAAAACCGAGAAGTGTTCGCTAGCTACCCAGAACTTGCGGCCACATTTGAACAATTTGACCTTTTTTGCGGGGAAGAACAATTTGACCGTTGACATGATAAATTTAAAGACCCTAAAAAAACACCAAACATAACACCTCTATACAGCATATATGTAGTCCAAAGAGGATGGATCAAATGGGCCGTCCACATGAGTATGTCCGCGACGTCAAGCGGCGCTGCCATGAGCACGTGGGGCCATGATGGGCAGCGGCCAGACGTCTGAGTTGATGAGGCCTGCTGGCTCGACTATTACGGCTTATGTTCAGTTTGCATCTCAGGTTCAGTTAGAAAATGAGATGATTAGGGAGTAAAATAAATTGCCCCATGACGCATGGTTCAGTTACCACCTCGGTAACTCCGGCCAATTGTCCATCTTGTCAGCTCACTGCCCACGCTCCATTTTTTTttaaacggaggcaaaagctttgccttATCAATTAAATAAGAAAGAATAGAGTTAGTTACAAACAACCCGAGTACATGGCATGCGGATTACTCGTGCAATATAATAAAGACCCTAGTTTTTTAGCACCGGCGATGATCCAAAGGTTAGCCTCGATGGCGATGGAGGAAAACAGCACTGTCGGAGGGGCACACTTATGCCTGAAAACTCGTGCGTTTCGCTCATTCCAAATTGTCCATGAAACAAGCATGGTGAGGGATGCCTTGGCTTGTCTGTGCGGATAGCCGTCATCGCAAGTACTTGCCCACCAAGATTGGAATGAGTCGAACAAGGGTAAGTGGAACACGCTCCATTATTCATCACAATACAGCCTTCAAAGTTTGCACACACCACCAAGGAAATTGGAGACACTTATTTTTCCTTCCATCCCTTTATTCTACTATTGATCTTGTCAGTTGGCAGTTAGCACTTTTCCCTTGTGAAGTAGTCGAATGATCGATAAACCAGACTGCATATAGTACCTTGTAGCTGACACTGTAGTTTGCTTTATTTTATAGATTGGTCATTAGTGGCAAAAAATAGTGTACTAAATTCCACATCACTGAACACAAAATGAAAAAGGTGATCGATAACATAGAGGGGTTTGACCTGAAAGGGGTGACTTAAGGAACCACACCAGTACAAAACTCATGCTTAAAATAACTCCAAGTCATCTCCCATATTTTAGCCTCACCACCATCATCCGAACCACACCACTACCTCGGCATGGCCTGGTTCTTTGGTAGAAAGAACATCCTTGTTCACCATTGGCTTCATTCTTCAAGGTGAGGATTTCTTTACAATTGATAGAAAAATCAATCATTGATGCAAAAAATTAGCACAAAAATACATCAATAAGTTTCGCATCCTACAGTGTACCTATAGGGCTGCACGACCACAATTTTCCCTACCTCAATACATAATACTCACCTAGTCAATCTTTCTGTTCAGAAACAAATTACGTGTGAATATTATTAGATCAACAAACATGGGATTTAAGGAAACACTTTCAACTTCACATGGGTCAAGCAAGTATCGACTGTATCGTATTGTCGCCTTTCATTGTATTATGCTTTAGTTCCAAGAAATCAGATGCATCAAGTTGATGCCTTTCTTTGAAATAAGAAGAGAACTCAGATGCATCAGTTGCCTTCCTCTGCTCTTATTGTTGATGTACAATAAGAACACACAGAATGTAAAGCCCCATTTCAGAGACATGAAAGGACTAATAATACTGTAGTGGCATATCTCAAATAGCTATGCTACAGGTACATATGTACAGGACCTAAATAAAATAGAATGCTTTCAGATTTGAGTACACAACCAAATTAAAACAGTTCAATATCATTATCACAATACAGTTGGGGTTGGTGGCATCAACAATCATTATTATGTATTATTGAAGGCGATACTGTGTACAATTTTCCGTTCTAGAGTTATGAATATTTACAGTAATTCAATCCCACTATTCGATATCAATTTGTTTGCAACGCAggggtgtggggggggggggggggggggggggggggggggggggaggtagTCCGACAAAAGATTTTCGCTACCTCAGGAAGAAAAATCTTAACTTCAAACAAAAATAGGTCTGATCCATTCTTGCCAACCAAAAGAGATATTAATCTACGGAATCAAGTAAACATAAGACATACTTTTGCTTCACCTGTCACAATGACACCATTGCATCTTCATCTTCGACAGCAGTATCTACCTTGGTGATGGTCAACTTGTTCTTCGAATTCAGGTGGAGAAATTTCTTTTCAGTTCTCAATCGGTAGAGTGGAGTCTAATATATTGGTAGTTTTGCCTACTATTGCCTCTTCGGTGTTCTTCTTCAGGCAAGAGTGAAATGCCATATTGTCTGCCTTGTTGACGAAAACATGAAGGGCAGTGTCCAGGTCATTCTTGCCAACCAAAAGAGATATTAATCTACGGAATCAAGTAAACATAAGACATACTTTTTCTTCACCTGTCACAATGACATCATTGCATCTTCATCTTCGACGGCAGTATCTACCTTGGTGATGGTCAACTCGTTCTGCGAATTCAAGTGGAGAAATTTCTTTTCAGTTCTCAATCGGTAGAGTGGAGTCTAATATATTGGTAGTTTTACCTACTATTGCCTCTTCGGTGTTCTTCTGCAGGCAAGAGTGAAATGCCATATTGTCTGCCTTGTTGACGAAAACATGAATGGCAGTGTCCAGGTTGTCCAGTGGAAGAACCTGCATATTCTGTAAGAAAATATCAATATGGCaatatatttttatactatagttattattatatttttctATAGACTTAATAAAATATAGAAAAAGTTGACTTGGAACAAAGGTAAAACTTCAATTCACTTAATTTGTAATGGAGGAAGTACCAAGTTACTTTCCGGAACCAGAGCTTCGACAGTGTGTTGATTAAGCTCATTTGGGTAGAGTTCTCCGGAACCTCAAGCATTGTCTGCAGGATAGCAAGATGCATTTTTCAGATAAAGTGCCCAGCTCTGCTTTTGTACTATAAAGAATTTTACTCTGAATATGTTACTTTTCCTTATCATTACAAAGTAATTGAAGTTCTTGTTTTGCTAACCGTGCATATTTTGGCGCCATTTTGCTGATCTTCAGAAAACAACAATGACTTGTGGATTGGCAACCTACAACGAAAAGGTTGTAAACAAATAAACTATCCAAGTAGTACTAACAAGTAACAAAGGGGATGATATCAGAAAGTTCCCACATAGTTCTTGAGGTACCTTCTCAACATACTTTTGACCAAACCGTTGGGGGTGTATTGTTAAGAACACAGAGTAGTCCACCTGTAGAATAAGATGAAGTCTTTCATTTGACAATTCTGGAATGAAAATTGGACACAACTATCAGAAGTGACCTGATTTCTTTACCTTTATCCTAACAAGTGAGAGTTTGGGCTCTGATCCACTGCCTGCTGTTGTGTCATTCTTCTCAATAAGATTGGCCACCTAAAGAAGCTCAGTCAGTAGCCAGTACAAGTAATTAGAGGGTACAAATTACAAACATCAGACAACTGAAACTCCAGGCCAACCAGCTCAGTCGACCAATATTTGGCCATGTTTCTGACAAAGAAATGGACAAAGTTTGTAGGATAGCTTATGGAGTACAACTAACTTAGAATCAGACACGAAGACATGCTTACCATGTTGGCGTATATGACACTGGAACCACTGATGCAACCATTGTCTAGATGCGTCTCTTTGGGTTCAAAACTGTGAATTTCAGAGATGTGCTTCTCTGAAAGCATAAAGATGCGATATCAGACTCAACACTTGGTTCAACAAATCACACAGTTTGGTGCAGTATTTATATCGCTTTCATGGGCAAATCCAAGTGAGAGTGGTACATTGGTCATCCATACATCAGATGGAAACGGGGAAAACAGAAGTGTGATTTTAGAGGTGAATACCTTAACCTCCCGCTCATGGATAAAATAGCCGCAGTCAGATGCGTGCTAGGAGGCAGCCTCCTGCTCGCAGGTCGTGGCTCTTCTTCCACCTCCCTCTGCGTTTGTTGATCTAGATGGAACAGGGAGTGCCGCACCCTCGTGCGACATATCGATTGACCCGACTCTCGCCTCTTCCTCGATCTCTTTGCTGCGTGGGCGGCAAGATGACGACGTGCAAGAGAGGAGTTGGGGAATAAAGAAACAAGGAGCGACAGAGGAGGCATGCGGCGCCCGAACTCAGCGCCGCCTCCCGGCCATGGCCACCGCCCCCTGCAAGCTTGCAGCGCCGGGGTCCGTGGCTTCGACGTCGGCGAACTCCTCGCCCCGGCCGACTCTCCATTTTCCCCTCCTTCATCTCCGTGTGCGCCTCCCGCCTCGCTGCTGCCGCCTGATGTGGCGCCCGAGCGCAGCGCTGCCTCGACGCCTCGCCGCTGCATCCCGGAAGCGCAGCGCTGCCTCGACGCCTCGCCGCTGCATCCCGGAAGCGCAGCGCCGCATCCCCGCCTCGCTGTCGCTGCCTGATGCGGAGCCCTCGCAGCCGCATCTCCCAAGCCCAGCGCCGTCTCCCGCGAGCCCACCTGGAGCTGTCGCCGCGGTGAagggcgccgccccgccgcgctgGAAAGGAACGTCTGGATAAGATAGAAGAAAGACCGCGGGTTGATTTCTCACAAACATAGGGTTCTTTTTGTAAAAACGAAACGTTTTCTCATATCCACTTAAATAAGGACCGCAGGTTGAATTCTCGAAAATGGAAGGGCTTTTATGCCAAATTATTAACGACGTACGACCAGAAGCATTAGCCGCTTTATTAAtatactagcaaaagagcccgcGCGTTGCAACGGAAGAAGAAAATATCACACGGCCCTTACCCAATAACCATGGCATGGATTTTATCGTGCGTACTCAAGAAAAAAAATGACATAATTTTTAAAACCTATTTTCGAAATCATGCAGAATAAAAGAAGAAGCTCTGCGATCGGCCCAGCGGCCCATCTAACTCTTCCTAACCCTAGCCTGGTCCCATCTCCTCTCTCGTCCCCCCTCCCCTGCATCCTCGATCCGCCCCTCCCTCGTTCCTCTCTAGCGCTGCCTCCAGGAGAGAAGCGTCGCGCGCCCGCACTTCCCGCCAGTgccgcctcccatggccggccACTAAGTGCCGCCGCCGTCCCTCTGTTCCATTCCACTCTGGCCATTGCTATTTTTTTCCCACCAAGAAGTATATCTAAGCGTAAAAGGAAACGCATCGATCAAGATTAAGAAAATCTCACAATATCAATTTCTTGCTCAAAATAGCACGCAAAAACCATGCAGTTTAAACACAGTGACAAAACTACTAAAGcttttttttcaaatacataCAATGCTTTATACGTATTAAAAAGAGTGAAACAACTAAAGTAAATACAACGCCTGTGCTAAGTCCACATGAACGACATCTCTTCGGGCACATCTAAACATCCTCTGATCGATCCTACCAAAATTTCATATCGGTGTCTAAACTCTAAAGATGACATACACGCGCCAGTTGAGTAAAACAAAAGCGAAATCAACATCCGAGGCTGCACACGGCGGAGAGGACATAGAGGTTTTCTCGTAGGTAGCTGGTGTAGACGAAGGAGACGTTGCGGTCCTGCGGGATGTAGTGGCCAGCGTTGAGGAGGCAGACGCCGGGGACTACGACGCGGAGCACCTTGGGGTCGACGGGGATGACGGAGCGGAAGTTGCCGCACTGCAGGCGGATCCTGGAGATGACGCAGGGCCTGCCCGTGCGTTCGTCGCCGGCGCACTGGTTCGTCACCGTCACCCTGTACATCGATGAGCCGTCACCCTAAGGCTCGCCGAGGCTCTGCGTTATGAAGAGGTCCTTCTGGAGGTCGTAGTGGCCAGCGGCGGCAGCGAAGGCCGGCGGTCCGGAGAGGGCCGAGGCAACCAGGACGTTGGTTCTCTGCTGGAATTTATATGTCATGGAAGAAGATGTATAGTTTCCTTGTGCGTGCAATCCAAATAACACGAGTTTGTCAGATTCCATGTTTGCGTGTTTCGGGAGGTCGATTCGGCCCGGTGGCAATTTGTTTTGGGCTGGCAGCCTGCCACCGCATGCATAGTCAGATTGCACATGACGTGGTTCTCctaattagtaccacctcgcgtatatgttttaaattcaaaATGAAAGCGTAAAATTACGGGGAAAaacgtattgtgacggtgaatcCACGGAGTCAGTCCgtactttattattagggaaagatatATAGGGAAAGATTAGGTAAGGATACAAATATATAGAGAtagagatggagattgccaccttGATACCCGTTGGCTTTATATATAAATTCAGCTATGCCTCTTTTTTCTTATTAAGAAAAAGCATACATACACTAAATAAAACACGGACGGCAGCGGAATCATTTTATTCCTTTGATGTGCTGTGAGGTAGCTGCGGGATCAGAGTCTATTTGGTGGTCCCTTGATTAATTTACTTCCTTTCACACCTCGACAATTTTAAAAGTCCACGGGTAAGGTGTCAAAAAGGTCCTTATATTTGGGTACCGTACATGTCAAACTTCACACTTACCGTTCCTTCTTCCTTAGCAATGGCCAGCACCAAACACGTCTTGCTCTTCCCGTTCCCGGCCCAAGGCCATCTCGGGGCGTTCATGTCCCTCGCCGAACTCCTCCACCGCGCCATCCCGTCCGCCGCCGTAACTCTGGTCTCCACCCCTCGAAACGTCGCTGCCCTCTCCGCCACGGCGCCGCCATGGCTTGCGTTCCACTCGCTCCCCTTCAACCCAGCCGACCACGGCCTGCCGACCCACGCCGAGTCCGCCGACGCCCTCCCCGTCGGGTTCCCCTTGGTCACCCTCTTCGAAGCTTTCGAGGCTCTGCAGCCCGCCTTCGACGGCTACGTGGCCAGCATGGCCAAGGACGACTCCGTCGTCTCCATCGTCTCCGACCTGTTCGTCGCGTGGGCCGCCAGCGTCGCGCGGAGGAACGGGTGCTCCCACGCCTTCTTCGCCTCGTGTGGCGCGTTCGGCACGGCCATCCTGCGCTCACTGTGGGAGAACGTGCCGCTCTCGGTCACCCCCACCGGGCACGTACCCGTGCCCGGGTTCCCCGGCAAGATCTTCCACAAGACGCAGGTATCCGAGGTCATGCTCCGTGCGGACGGCGAGGACCGGGCGTCGGCTTTCTGTCACCGGCAGATAGCTCACAGCCACGCGACGGACGGGGTGCTCATCAACACCGTGGAGGAGTTCGAGCCAACGGGGCTGGGCATGCTACGGAGCAGCCTGCGCGTCCCGGTTTGGCCCATCGGGCCTCTCATCCGCGTCGCCGGCGCAAGACCGGCCGCCTCCGCCGACAAAGTGCACGACGGCATGGTAAGCTGGCTGGACACGCAGCCGCCGGCCTCGGTGCTCTACGTGTCGTTCGGGTCCCAGAACTCCATCCGGCAGGCGCAGATGGCGGTGCTGGCAATGGCGCTGGAGCACGCCGGACGGCCGTTCATCTGGGCTATCCGGCCGCCTGTGGGGCTCGCCGTCGCGACGAGCGAGTGGCTGCCGGAAGGATTCGAGAAGAGAGCGCGCGACGAGAACAGAGGGCTCGTCATCCGTGGATGGGCTCCGCAGGTGACTATCCTCGCCCATCGCTCCACGGGCGCGTTCCTCTCGCACTGCGGGTGGAACTCGGTGCTGGAGAGCCTTGTGCACGGCGTGCCGCTCCTCGGATGGCCGCTCGCCGCCGACCAGTTCTGCAACGTGGAGATGTTGGAGAAGGAGTGCGGCGTGTGCGTGGAGGTGGCGAGGGGGAGCACGGAGGACGCGGCGCCGCCT belongs to Triticum urartu cultivar G1812 chromosome 7, Tu2.1, whole genome shotgun sequence and includes:
- the LOC125525640 gene encoding UDP-glycosyltransferase 92A1-like — translated: MSNFTLTVPSSLAMASTKHVLLFPFPAQGHLGAFMSLAELLHRAIPSAAVTLVSTPRNVAALSATAPPWLAFHSLPFNPADHGLPTHAESADALPVGFPLVTLFEAFEALQPAFDGYVASMAKDDSVVSIVSDLFVAWAASVARRNGCSHAFFASCGAFGTAILRSLWENVPLSVTPTGHVPVPGFPGKIFHKTQVSEVMLRADGEDRASAFCHRQIAHSHATDGVLINTVEEFEPTGLGMLRSSLRVPVWPIGPLIRVAGARPAASADKVHDGMVSWLDTQPPASVLYVSFGSQNSIRQAQMAVLAMALEHAGRPFIWAIRPPVGLAVATSEWLPEGFEKRARDENRGLVIRGWAPQVTILAHRSTGAFLSHCGWNSVLESLVHGVPLLGWPLAADQFCNVEMLEKECGVCVEVARGSTEDAAPPEIDRVAELVETVMGQTSKAAEMRRRMKCIGELMRGAATDDVGSSKKALESFLGATRMH